One part of the Gemmatimonadales bacterium genome encodes these proteins:
- a CDS encoding DUF5752 family protein, with product MTGRQPFVLYECGLARQGCAASCSTLDDLLRAVKTESDSVIEHHMMRCVLEDHFELHEFPNDLARWCWDSLGDHVLGEQLGLVDPYRHASIASLRESLASMITDRVDHQEVPLVCRPGLELQLMRSRLIAYPTDESFATPVALAEALPSFSLASIFFHVHEARRRSDNRTDDFSQWLEECDSDPGIVASIRGIDFYFLNLHQLRDELQRVFHRFMPDAPSVTGAAA from the coding sequence ATGACCGGCAGGCAGCCCTTCGTGCTGTACGAGTGCGGCCTGGCACGCCAGGGGTGCGCCGCGAGCTGTTCGACGCTCGACGACCTCCTCCGGGCGGTCAAGACCGAATCGGACTCCGTCATCGAGCACCACATGATGCGCTGCGTGCTGGAGGATCATTTCGAATTGCACGAGTTTCCCAACGACCTCGCCCGCTGGTGCTGGGACTCGCTCGGCGACCACGTTCTCGGCGAGCAGCTCGGCCTCGTCGACCCGTACCGGCACGCCTCGATCGCGTCGCTGCGGGAGTCGCTGGCGTCGATGATCACCGATCGCGTCGACCACCAGGAGGTGCCGCTCGTCTGCCGGCCCGGACTCGAGCTGCAGCTGATGCGGTCGCGATTGATCGCCTATCCGACCGACGAATCATTCGCCACGCCGGTGGCGCTCGCCGAAGCGCTCCCCAGCTTCTCCCTCGCCTCGATCTTCTTTCACGTGCACGAAGCGCGTCGCCGCTCCGACAATCGCACCGACGACTTCTCGCAATGGCTCGAGGAGTGCGACAGCGACCCCGGCATCGTGGCGTCGATCCGCGGCATCGACTTCTACTTTCTCAATCTGCACCAGTTGCGCGACGAGCTGCAGCGGGTCTTCCACCGGTTCATGCCCGATGCGCCGAGCGTCACCGGAGCGGCAGCATGA
- a CDS encoding Yip1 family protein: MNLADRVKSILLTPRSEWRVIDAEPATVGSLYTTYILPLGAIPAVATLIGFSLVGTSILGSSFRIPFGSGIEWAVSQYVSTLVGVFILALIIDALAPTFGGTQNRVQALKVAAYSMTAVWLCGIFYLLPSLAPLGILGLYSLFLLFLGLPVLMKAPEDKALGYTIVSCIAAIVIFVIMRTITARFGYMTAMTP; this comes from the coding sequence GTGAATCTGGCCGATCGTGTGAAGTCGATTCTGCTCACGCCGCGAAGCGAGTGGCGAGTGATCGATGCGGAGCCCGCGACAGTGGGTTCGCTGTACACGACGTACATCCTCCCGCTGGGTGCGATTCCGGCGGTGGCAACACTCATCGGATTCTCTCTCGTCGGCACCAGCATTCTGGGATCATCGTTCCGGATTCCCTTCGGGAGCGGAATCGAATGGGCGGTCTCGCAGTACGTCAGCACGCTGGTGGGTGTCTTCATCCTGGCGCTCATCATCGATGCGCTGGCGCCGACGTTCGGTGGCACCCAGAACCGGGTGCAGGCGCTCAAGGTGGCGGCATACTCGATGACCGCGGTGTGGCTCTGCGGGATCTTCTATCTCCTCCCGTCGCTCGCTCCGCTCGGCATCCTGGGTCTCTACTCGCTCTTCCTCCTCTTCCTCGGATTGCCGGTGCTGATGAAGGCGCCGGAGGACAAGGCGCTCGGCTACACCATCGTCAGTTGCATCGCAGCCATCGTGATCTTCGTGATCATGCGGACAATCACCGCGCGCTTCGGATACATGACCGCGATGACGCCGTGA
- a CDS encoding MFS transporter, with the protein MTLGHAVDADRTIAAPPSTAWRMLVLLTLVNLFNYIDRYIVPAIASSLRASSLHLDRTQIGLLATGFIVVYALASPRFGALGDRRHRPRLIALGVAIWSAATVLGGFAWGFISLFVARAVLGVGEAAYGSITPSLLADAFPKAKRGRVFSIFFAAIPIGSALGYLLAGEMNAHFGWRSAFWVAGVPGLILAAFLLRLPEVPRGAHDLDEPTDTPPSPGVAGYRTLLRNIPYRLTVLGYAAYTFAIGALAWWMADFLTAMRGLPAQIADREIGLIAVATGFVGTLAGGWLGDYLLRYTRHAYLLMAGVVTILAAPFAYLALTASTPKWYLTGLIVAELLAFASTGPINSAIVNVVAPAQRASAMALSLLLMHLLGDAPSPWIVGWIADRRLHAGWSDGAALRQGMLILPVAFLVSGVIWMAGGLRRDS; encoded by the coding sequence GTGACGCTGGGCCACGCGGTGGATGCGGACCGGACCATTGCGGCTCCGCCTTCCACCGCGTGGCGCATGCTGGTGCTCCTCACGCTGGTCAACCTCTTCAACTACATCGATCGCTACATCGTTCCGGCGATCGCATCGTCGCTGCGCGCGTCGTCGCTGCATCTCGATCGCACGCAGATCGGCCTGCTCGCGACCGGGTTCATCGTGGTGTATGCGCTGGCATCGCCGCGATTCGGCGCGCTGGGTGATCGCCGCCACCGGCCACGGCTGATCGCGCTCGGTGTCGCGATCTGGAGCGCCGCCACGGTCCTCGGCGGATTCGCGTGGGGATTCATCTCGCTCTTCGTGGCGCGCGCCGTTCTCGGCGTCGGGGAAGCAGCGTACGGGTCGATCACGCCGAGCCTGCTTGCCGATGCGTTCCCGAAGGCGAAACGGGGCCGCGTCTTTTCCATCTTCTTCGCGGCGATCCCGATCGGGTCGGCGCTCGGCTATCTCCTCGCCGGAGAGATGAATGCGCATTTTGGCTGGCGGTCGGCGTTCTGGGTTGCGGGAGTGCCGGGGCTGATCCTCGCCGCATTCCTGCTGCGGCTGCCGGAGGTTCCGCGCGGCGCGCACGATCTCGACGAACCGACGGATACCCCGCCGTCGCCCGGTGTCGCCGGCTATCGGACCCTGCTGCGAAATATTCCATATCGCCTCACCGTGCTCGGCTACGCCGCGTACACGTTCGCGATCGGTGCGCTGGCGTGGTGGATGGCCGACTTTCTCACCGCGATGCGTGGGCTTCCCGCACAGATCGCCGACCGGGAAATCGGCCTGATCGCGGTGGCGACGGGATTCGTCGGCACGCTGGCGGGCGGGTGGCTCGGCGACTATCTGCTGCGATATACCAGGCATGCCTACCTGCTGATGGCCGGCGTCGTGACGATCCTTGCGGCGCCGTTCGCGTATCTCGCGCTCACCGCCAGCACACCGAAGTGGTATCTCACCGGACTGATCGTGGCTGAGCTTCTCGCCTTTGCGTCGACGGGTCCGATCAACTCGGCGATCGTCAACGTCGTCGCCCCGGCGCAACGAGCCAGCGCGATGGCGCTCAGCCTGCTGCTGATGCACTTGCTCGGTGATGCACCGTCGCCGTGGATCGTCGGCTGGATCGCCGATCGCCGGCTGCATGCGGGATGGAGCGACGGCGCAGCACTCCGCCAGGGGATGCTGATCCTGCCGGTTGCATTCCTGGTCAGCGGCGTCATCTGGATGGCCGGCGGACTCCGACGCGATTCGTAA
- a CDS encoding lysophospholipid acyltransferase family protein, producing the protein MKRAAGFVVRVFFRRTAVSGSEQVPRDGPVILVLNHPNALIDPLFVLAFAPRPVSFLAKEPLFHMPIVGRLVRRAGSIPVYRRQDAADMSQNRATFDQVRAALLAGRAIALFPEGTSHSDARLRPFKTGAARMALDAAAAGNAPVTIVPAGLYYTAKARFRSSALLRFGAPIRVDATITDSSGEPDATAVRELTATLEAALALVTLQADHDAALQLVTRAERIYSSGDPAPRPSHDLADQFALRQRFVRGYARLRIDAPAELDQLERRLERFDGALARVRLAPESIASSSSIPAGDVLRRGTVIVALFPIAMIGMVIHWPAYRIIGPLLTRGMKVETDALGTAKILVAALLFPLSWIVAGVLVGWRGGWIAGVVAGLVAPACGYAALRFLELLDRSVGILRGIVLRSVRPRTFRRLEAERRKIRETIVALGERAER; encoded by the coding sequence ATGAAGCGCGCCGCGGGATTCGTCGTTCGTGTCTTCTTTCGCCGGACCGCCGTTTCGGGTAGCGAGCAGGTTCCGCGCGACGGCCCGGTCATCCTCGTACTCAATCACCCCAACGCGCTGATCGATCCGCTCTTCGTGCTCGCGTTCGCCCCGCGGCCGGTCTCGTTCCTGGCGAAGGAACCGCTCTTTCACATGCCGATCGTCGGGAGATTGGTCCGGCGAGCCGGATCGATTCCGGTCTACCGCCGGCAGGACGCGGCTGACATGTCGCAGAATCGCGCGACGTTCGACCAGGTGCGCGCCGCACTGCTCGCCGGCCGGGCGATCGCGCTCTTTCCGGAGGGAACCTCCCACAGCGACGCACGGCTGCGTCCGTTCAAGACCGGCGCGGCACGAATGGCACTCGACGCCGCCGCCGCTGGCAACGCGCCCGTCACGATCGTCCCGGCTGGCCTCTATTACACCGCGAAGGCGCGATTCCGAAGTTCCGCGCTGCTTCGCTTCGGGGCGCCGATTCGGGTCGATGCCACGATCACCGATTCGTCGGGCGAGCCCGACGCCACAGCCGTCCGGGAGCTGACAGCGACACTCGAAGCGGCACTCGCCCTGGTCACGTTGCAAGCAGATCACGACGCAGCACTGCAGCTGGTGACTCGGGCGGAACGGATCTACTCGTCCGGTGATCCGGCGCCGCGGCCGTCGCACGACCTCGCAGATCAATTCGCACTCCGCCAGCGCTTCGTGCGAGGGTACGCGCGCCTTCGGATCGACGCTCCGGCGGAACTGGATCAGCTCGAACGCCGCCTCGAACGATTCGACGGGGCACTGGCGCGAGTGAGGTTGGCACCGGAAAGCATTGCCAGTTCGTCGTCAATTCCTGCTGGTGACGTCTTGCGGCGAGGCACGGTCATCGTTGCGCTGTTTCCGATCGCCATGATCGGGATGGTGATCCACTGGCCCGCGTATCGGATCATCGGCCCGCTGCTGACCCGCGGAATGAAGGTGGAGACCGATGCACTTGGCACGGCCAAGATTCTCGTCGCAGCGCTGCTCTTCCCGTTGAGCTGGATCGTCGCCGGCGTGCTGGTGGGTTGGCGCGGCGGATGGATCGCGGGAGTCGTTGCCGGACTGGTCGCACCGGCGTGTGGCTACGCGGCGCTCCGGTTTCTCGAATTGCTCGATCGCAGCGTGGGGATCCTCCGCGGGATCGTGCTGCGGTCGGTTCGCCCCCGGACCTTCCGCCGGCTCGAAGCCGAGCGGCGGAAGATTCGGGAAACGATCGTGGCCCTTGGAGAGCGGGCCGAACGGTAA
- a CDS encoding glycosyltransferase gives MTLLDRYEEVVGHQAVLHLRQLAERLQGKRVVHVNSTRSGGGVAEILGWMIPLLNELGVEARWEVISGPPEFSRITKAFHNGIQGMPVSLSKHDFDLHREVCRDNARRLNLDADVVFVHDPQPIYVPVYASANEARWVWRCHIDASRPDEAIWKHLEGALPKYDATVFSMAAFARHLEKPAFLIAPSIDPLSEKNRPLTEPERLETLERLGIDRDRPLLLQVSRFDKFKDPLGVIEAFRLVKPYLPEAQLVLAGGSADDDPEGPEVYAKVQEAAGNDPDIKVLMLPPDAPRDINALQRSATIVLQKSIREGFGLTVTEALWKGVPVIGGATGGITLQVHDYQTGFLVYSPAGAAYRIRYLMRYADKRERMGRAGHAFVHEHFLLIRQLREDLQMLLCLDRPGNETLVV, from the coding sequence ATGACGCTGCTCGACCGGTACGAAGAGGTCGTGGGGCATCAGGCGGTGCTGCACCTGCGCCAACTCGCCGAGCGGCTGCAGGGAAAGCGGGTGGTCCATGTCAACTCGACACGTAGCGGAGGGGGTGTCGCAGAAATCCTCGGGTGGATGATCCCGCTGCTCAACGAACTCGGCGTGGAGGCGCGCTGGGAAGTGATCAGCGGCCCGCCGGAGTTCTCCCGTATCACGAAGGCATTTCACAATGGCATCCAGGGGATGCCGGTCTCGCTGTCGAAGCACGATTTCGACCTCCATCGCGAGGTATGCCGCGACAATGCCCGGCGCCTCAACCTCGATGCCGATGTGGTCTTCGTGCACGACCCGCAGCCGATCTACGTCCCGGTGTATGCGTCCGCGAATGAGGCGCGCTGGGTCTGGCGTTGTCACATCGACGCATCGCGTCCCGACGAGGCGATCTGGAAGCATCTCGAGGGAGCGCTTCCGAAGTACGATGCGACCGTCTTTTCCATGGCCGCGTTCGCACGGCACCTGGAGAAGCCGGCCTTCCTGATCGCGCCGTCGATCGATCCACTGTCGGAGAAGAATCGGCCGCTCACGGAGCCGGAGCGACTCGAGACGCTCGAGCGGCTCGGGATCGATCGCGACCGGCCGCTGCTGCTGCAGGTTTCCCGCTTTGACAAGTTCAAGGATCCCCTCGGCGTCATCGAGGCGTTCCGGCTCGTCAAGCCGTATCTCCCCGAGGCGCAGCTTGTCCTCGCCGGCGGATCGGCCGACGATGATCCGGAAGGGCCTGAGGTGTACGCGAAAGTGCAGGAAGCGGCAGGCAACGATCCGGACATCAAGGTGCTGATGCTGCCGCCCGACGCTCCGCGCGACATCAACGCACTGCAGCGGTCGGCGACTATTGTGCTGCAGAAGTCGATCCGCGAGGGATTTGGCCTCACGGTCACTGAAGCGCTCTGGAAAGGCGTCCCCGTCATTGGTGGTGCGACCGGAGGGATTACGCTGCAGGTGCACGACTACCAGACCGGGTTCCTCGTCTACTCGCCTGCCGGCGCGGCGTACCGCATCCGGTATCTCATGCGCTACGCCGACAAGCGCGAGCGGATGGGACGCGCCGGGCACGCATTCGTCCACGAACACTTTCTCCTGATTCGCCAGCTTCGCGAGGATCTGCAGATGCTGCTCTGTCTTGACCGCCCCGGCAACGAAACCCTGGTGGTCTGA
- a CDS encoding trehalose-6-phosphate synthase: MGPIQAPPRARSQTSRSFRAAVIIAVVFGLCATILKWHQTEVQKSQDVAEVDRRARDLANGLIPPVREALARHDSAAVQALAPRLEGFGKVIGFAVYRSNGQLFASARAVRGLADTLPAALRAGLRNNNEAVTATRWQGLPVRLFAIPVRSESGGERGVLVVVHDVSYITDLATQRLTRSALWILFLMLLLMMMVVATTWLVYDRQLHKLAEWMQRLRTENVPESPPPGLPVALLVSESNRLAASLRAARSVGLSESEAALRAEQSWTRDRLRTRAVAVLKHGQLIVVSNREPYLHRKVNGRLQVTMPPGGLVSALDPVLQACGGLWVANGSGDADRESADQFGRLTVPPKDPRYTLRRVWLTEEEEQGYYYGFANEGLWPLCHLAHERPVFRAGDWEQYVKVNQRFADTVVEEMGAGSGMVLVQDYQLALVPQMVKAARPDVRVGLFWHIPWPNPDSFRICPYRAELLSGILAADLVGFHLQQYCNSFLDTIDRMLETRVDRDHFAVESRGHTAHVRAFPISVESWRDRAPTTEATEILLADIRDRYLTPGTQLGVGVDRIDYTKGLPERFRAIRCFFERYPQYRERFTFVQIGAPSRTNISRYRDLVSELERLADEINGALQTDTWKPIHLLVGPADGATVHAFLRLASMCVVSSLHDGMNLVAKEYVAAQEHDDGVLILSEFAGAARELSDAIIINPYDIDRFADAMRAALEMPATERRERMQRMHREVEEHNVYRWAANLLTALAAIDPLPATVLASRDTAIPA, translated from the coding sequence ATGGGTCCAATCCAGGCGCCTCCGCGGGCCCGTTCGCAGACCAGTCGCTCGTTCCGCGCGGCAGTCATCATCGCCGTGGTGTTCGGCCTTTGCGCCACGATCCTGAAATGGCACCAGACCGAGGTGCAGAAGTCGCAGGATGTTGCCGAGGTCGACCGCCGTGCCCGCGATCTCGCCAACGGCCTCATCCCGCCGGTGCGCGAAGCGCTGGCGCGTCATGATTCAGCGGCGGTTCAGGCGCTTGCACCGCGGCTCGAAGGATTCGGCAAGGTCATCGGCTTTGCGGTCTATCGCAGCAACGGGCAGCTCTTTGCATCTGCGCGCGCCGTACGCGGCCTCGCCGACACCTTGCCGGCCGCGCTGCGGGCCGGCCTCCGGAACAACAACGAAGCGGTGACCGCGACGCGCTGGCAGGGGCTGCCGGTCCGCCTCTTCGCCATTCCGGTGCGAAGCGAAAGCGGTGGCGAACGCGGCGTCCTCGTCGTGGTGCACGACGTGTCGTACATCACCGACCTCGCGACGCAACGGCTGACCCGGTCGGCGCTCTGGATTCTCTTCCTGATGCTGCTGCTGATGATGATGGTGGTCGCCACGACGTGGCTCGTGTACGACCGCCAACTGCACAAGCTCGCCGAGTGGATGCAGCGGCTGCGCACCGAGAATGTCCCCGAATCGCCGCCGCCGGGGCTGCCGGTGGCGTTGCTGGTGAGCGAGAGCAACCGGCTGGCGGCGTCGTTGCGCGCTGCGCGATCGGTCGGTCTCTCCGAGTCGGAAGCGGCGCTGCGCGCCGAGCAGTCGTGGACCCGCGACCGGTTGCGCACCCGCGCCGTGGCGGTGCTGAAGCACGGTCAGCTCATCGTGGTGAGCAATCGGGAGCCGTATCTGCATCGCAAGGTGAACGGACGTCTTCAGGTCACTATGCCGCCCGGCGGCCTCGTGTCGGCGCTCGATCCGGTGCTGCAAGCCTGCGGCGGCCTCTGGGTCGCCAATGGGTCGGGCGACGCCGATCGCGAATCGGCCGATCAGTTCGGGCGTCTTACGGTCCCGCCCAAGGACCCGCGCTACACGTTGCGCCGGGTGTGGCTCACCGAGGAAGAGGAACAGGGGTACTACTACGGCTTTGCCAACGAAGGGCTCTGGCCGCTCTGCCATCTCGCGCACGAACGTCCGGTCTTTCGCGCCGGCGACTGGGAGCAGTACGTCAAGGTCAACCAGCGCTTCGCCGACACCGTGGTCGAGGAGATGGGCGCCGGCAGCGGGATGGTGCTGGTGCAGGACTATCAGCTCGCACTGGTGCCGCAGATGGTGAAGGCGGCGCGTCCCGACGTTCGCGTCGGGCTCTTCTGGCACATTCCATGGCCCAATCCCGATTCGTTCCGGATCTGCCCGTATCGCGCCGAGCTGCTGAGCGGCATCCTCGCCGCCGACCTGGTCGGGTTCCACTTGCAGCAGTACTGCAACAGCTTCCTCGACACGATCGACCGGATGCTCGAGACACGCGTCGACCGCGATCACTTCGCGGTGGAATCGCGCGGTCACACGGCGCACGTACGCGCCTTCCCGATCAGCGTGGAGAGCTGGCGCGATCGCGCACCGACCACCGAAGCGACCGAGATTCTTCTCGCCGACATTCGCGACCGGTATCTCACCCCCGGCACGCAGCTCGGTGTCGGCGTCGACCGGATCGACTATACCAAGGGCCTTCCCGAGCGGTTTCGCGCCATCCGCTGCTTCTTCGAGCGCTATCCGCAGTACCGCGAGCGCTTCACCTTCGTGCAGATCGGCGCGCCGAGCCGCACGAACATCAGCCGGTACCGGGACCTCGTGTCGGAGCTCGAACGGCTGGCCGATGAGATCAACGGCGCATTGCAGACCGATACCTGGAAGCCGATTCACCTTCTCGTCGGTCCTGCCGACGGCGCCACGGTACACGCATTCCTCAGGCTGGCGTCGATGTGCGTCGTCTCGTCACTGCACGACGGGATGAACCTCGTCGCGAAGGAATACGTGGCGGCGCAGGAACATGACGACGGCGTGCTGATCCTCTCCGAGTTCGCCGGCGCCGCGCGCGAGCTGAGTGACGCCATCATCATCAATCCCTACGACATCGATCGCTTCGCCGACGCGATGCGCGCCGCGCTGGAGATGCCGGCGACCGAACGGCGGGAGCGGATGCAGCGGATGCATCGCGAAGTCGAGGAGCACAACGTCTACCGCTGGGCGGCCAACCTCCTCACTGCGCTCGCGGCGATCGACCCGCTCCCCGCCACCGTGCTGGCGTCGCGCGATACCGCGATCCCCGCATGA
- the otsB gene encoding trehalose-phosphatase, with the protein MTRAGQEIVARLATVHRNGGTVVILLDYDGTLTPIVADPRLAVLDPARRELLAALAAIPRVAVGVISGRMLVQLQDFVGVPGLYYVGTGGMEIDLLGRRVHHPAERECGELIDTVARQLQSLQDQWVGSWIERKPVGITIHYRGVAADARPRFLAAVDTTLAPWMPQLSLLGGPMALEVLPRLGWNKGNAVEIILDHIDGALTMPIYVGDEANDGHAFAAVIAAGGLAVGVGAQAPGAASYWLADPDALRDLLGELRSALAADRSSSSSPSRR; encoded by the coding sequence ATGACGCGCGCGGGCCAGGAGATCGTCGCGCGACTCGCGACGGTGCATCGCAACGGCGGCACCGTGGTGATCCTCCTCGATTACGACGGCACCCTCACGCCGATCGTGGCCGACCCGCGCCTCGCCGTCCTCGATCCAGCGCGGCGCGAACTCCTCGCGGCGCTCGCCGCGATTCCGCGGGTCGCAGTCGGCGTGATCAGCGGACGGATGCTGGTGCAGCTGCAGGATTTTGTCGGCGTCCCGGGTCTCTATTATGTCGGCACCGGTGGGATGGAGATCGATCTCCTCGGCCGCCGGGTGCACCACCCGGCCGAACGGGAATGCGGCGAACTGATCGACACCGTCGCGCGGCAGCTGCAATCGCTGCAGGATCAGTGGGTCGGTTCGTGGATCGAGCGAAAGCCGGTCGGCATCACCATCCACTATCGCGGTGTTGCCGCTGACGCGAGGCCGCGCTTTCTCGCGGCAGTCGACACCACGCTGGCGCCGTGGATGCCGCAGCTCTCGCTGCTCGGCGGGCCGATGGCGCTCGAAGTCCTGCCGCGACTCGGATGGAACAAGGGGAACGCGGTCGAGATCATCCTCGATCACATCGACGGCGCGCTGACAATGCCGATCTACGTGGGAGATGAAGCGAACGACGGCCACGCCTTCGCGGCAGTGATTGCTGCCGGTGGCCTGGCCGTCGGTGTCGGAGCCCAGGCGCCGGGGGCGGCCTCGTACTGGCTGGCCGATCCCGACGCGCTCCGTGACCTCCTCGGCGAGCTGCGAAGCGCGCTCGCCGCGGATCGCTCTAGCTCTTCATCGCCATCGCGTCGTTGA
- a CDS encoding DPP IV N-terminal domain-containing protein: MKPARLVAVLAVIPVVAHAQDRLKALPGYDQFQKMSPMYQGDFTSGSVLGGGGGRGGRGGGAAPADPVVWSADGKGVDYSWNGKRYHFDFAATVPTEVATDAAAPADAAGAGRGRGGRGGGGRAGGRGAAAAGGSAALAQLHDCKGATVPPPERGRQQSVTPSPDGNFLAEYRDRNLYVCASNGGAESAVSSDGTEANRVKYGTASWVYGEELAQRTAMWWNPSSTKLAYFRFDESKVPDFYITQDETKLQTKVDVEAYPKPGVPNPVVDLFVYDVATKRSVHVDARDGKPFTNDVVGYYVYDVAWAPGGRNLLIHRMNRRQNTLELASCSADTGQCRTLIHESWPTGWVENHPPIRFLADSNRFLWESERSGFKNYYLYNLDGQLLATVTSNPFEVAGITRVDEKSNTLWYTARDGDNFMKVQLHKVGLDGKGDRRLTDPAFAHQVDLSPDGKYFIDVAQTHDQAPVSRLVSVATGKPVADLGRSDVSMMDQRGIHKAEMYTYLAADGKTKLYGEIWFPSNFDPSKKYPVLTSVYGGPGAGNNVPTENFSGGNAQTEYGFIVVSLSSRGEPGMGKRTLDDVYLKLGQTEMDDMANGIKALWPRPYIDKARVGIYGTSYGGYTSLMEILRHPEAFTVASSSSPPTDWRNYDTIYTERYMWIPEENKEGYDKGSAMSYVDNLRGRLMLDYGTIDNNVHNTNMMQVIQALQGAHKSFDLQVQPDVGHSGVNNQRMMEFFLENLIQHPERIQEGYAAATP, from the coding sequence ATGAAGCCAGCCAGGTTGGTCGCCGTCTTGGCCGTGATTCCGGTCGTGGCCCACGCCCAGGATCGCCTCAAGGCACTCCCGGGGTACGATCAGTTCCAGAAGATGTCGCCGATGTATCAGGGCGACTTCACCTCCGGCTCTGTCCTCGGCGGTGGCGGGGGGCGAGGCGGACGTGGCGGCGGTGCAGCGCCGGCCGATCCTGTCGTCTGGTCCGCGGACGGGAAGGGCGTCGACTATTCATGGAACGGCAAGCGCTATCACTTCGACTTCGCCGCGACCGTGCCCACCGAGGTCGCCACTGATGCCGCGGCGCCGGCCGATGCCGCGGGCGCCGGTCGTGGGCGAGGCGGGCGCGGCGGCGGTGGTCGTGCGGGCGGGCGGGGCGCGGCCGCCGCGGGCGGTTCTGCAGCACTCGCCCAGTTGCACGACTGCAAAGGTGCGACGGTCCCGCCGCCGGAACGCGGTCGGCAGCAGTCGGTGACACCGTCGCCCGACGGGAACTTCCTGGCCGAGTATCGCGACCGCAACCTGTACGTCTGCGCATCGAATGGCGGCGCGGAATCCGCCGTGAGCAGCGACGGCACCGAAGCGAATCGCGTCAAGTACGGCACCGCCTCGTGGGTCTACGGCGAGGAACTCGCCCAGCGCACCGCGATGTGGTGGAATCCGTCGAGCACCAAGCTCGCCTACTTCCGGTTCGATGAAAGCAAGGTCCCCGACTTCTACATCACGCAGGACGAGACCAAGCTCCAGACCAAGGTCGATGTCGAAGCGTATCCCAAGCCAGGGGTGCCGAATCCGGTCGTCGATCTCTTCGTCTACGACGTCGCCACCAAGCGCAGCGTCCATGTCGATGCGCGCGACGGCAAGCCGTTCACCAATGATGTCGTCGGCTATTACGTGTACGACGTGGCCTGGGCGCCGGGCGGCAGGAATCTCCTGATTCACCGCATGAATCGGCGGCAAAATACCCTCGAGCTCGCCAGCTGCTCGGCCGATACCGGCCAGTGCCGCACCCTCATTCACGAGTCGTGGCCGACCGGATGGGTCGAGAATCATCCCCCGATCCGGTTCCTCGCCGACAGCAACCGCTTCCTCTGGGAATCGGAGCGCAGCGGGTTCAAGAACTACTACCTCTACAATCTCGACGGGCAGCTCCTCGCGACGGTCACGTCGAATCCGTTCGAGGTGGCGGGGATCACGCGCGTCGACGAGAAGTCCAACACGCTGTGGTACACCGCGCGAGACGGCGACAACTTCATGAAGGTCCAGCTGCACAAGGTCGGGCTCGACGGCAAGGGCGACCGGCGCCTCACCGACCCGGCGTTCGCGCATCAGGTCGATCTCTCGCCCGACGGGAAGTACTTCATCGACGTGGCGCAGACGCACGATCAGGCGCCGGTGTCGCGGTTGGTCAGCGTTGCCACCGGAAAACCGGTCGCGGACCTCGGCCGGAGCGACGTGTCGATGATGGACCAGCGCGGCATCCACAAGGCCGAGATGTACACCTATCTCGCGGCCGACGGGAAGACGAAGCTGTACGGCGAGATCTGGTTCCCGTCGAACTTCGATCCGTCGAAGAAGTATCCGGTACTGACGTCGGTGTATGGCGGTCCCGGCGCCGGCAACAACGTCCCCACCGAGAATTTCAGCGGCGGCAACGCGCAGACGGAGTACGGTTTCATCGTCGTCTCGCTGTCGTCGCGCGGGGAGCCGGGAATGGGGAAGCGGACGCTTGACGACGTCTACCTCAAGCTCGGCCAGACCGAGATGGATGACATGGCGAACGGGATCAAGGCGCTCTGGCCGAGGCCCTACATCGACAAGGCCCGCGTCGGGATCTACGGCACGTCGTACGGCGGCTACACATCGCTGATGGAGATTCTCCGGCATCCGGAGGCATTCACCGTCGCATCGTCGTCGTCGCCGCCAACCGACTGGCGCAACTATGACACCATTTATACCGAGCGGTATATGTGGATTCCGGAAGAGAACAAGGAAGGCTACGACAAGGGATCGGCGATGTCGTACGTCGACAACCTGCGCGGCCGGTTGATGCTCGACTATGGCACCATCGACAACAACGTGCACAACACCAACATGATGCAGGTGATCCAGGCGCTGCAGGGAGCGCACAAGAGCTTCGATCTCCAGGTGCAGCCCGACGTCGGCCACTCGGGGGTCAACAATCAGCGCATGATGGAATTCTTCCTGGAGAACCTGATCCAGCACCCGGAGCGGATCCAGGAAGGGTACGCCGCCGCGACGCCGTAA